The following DNA comes from Ochotona princeps isolate mOchPri1 chromosome 8, mOchPri1.hap1, whole genome shotgun sequence.
GAGAGAAAtatggtatttatttttctgtctggCTTGTTTTACCTAATGTAATATTCTCCCAGTCTATTATATGTTGCCATAAATGacacaatttcattattttttgtggCTGAATAATACTCCATTCCCTAAATATTGTGTTTTCTTTATCTGGTCACCCCTCCATAGACACCTCGGTTGATTCTGTATCATGATTATTGTGAATGGCACTGAATTGGATAGGGGAGTTCAGACATTTCTTTAATATGctgacttcattttctttggaatatGCCCAAAAGTGGGAAAGCTGTATCATATGGTAGACCAGTTTTTAATTTCCTCAGGAACATTTATCCTGTTTTCTGTAGTGGCTGTGCTAATTTTCATTCCCACCAACGACATTATAAAAAGTGTCACACTTTTTTTGCATCCCTAGGGGGAAAATTCTCAGGCagactttctctttttcctcaggAGTGTTCACTATCCCCCCGAGACCGCAAGCATCATGTTGATGGCCCGGATGGTGGCCACGGTGAAGCAGGTGAGCCCACCTGGTCCTCCCCGGGGTAGCTAACTGGCCCCATTTAGTCCTCAGGCTCAGACTCCTCACGTCAAGGTCCTAGCTTAGACATCATGTTCTTTCTGGCTTCCCAAAGTGGAGCTGCTCTCTGTGTGGAATGATACGTAGGAGTAAGCTAAACATAAATCAGGCGTGGGGATGGGGGCGGGGGCCCATGTGGCCGGTAGCTTTTTGCATTTTGGGGAAGATCTTACGTAGCAGCCATCCATGCACTCCGTGTAATATCACTTTTTTTCAGGGCTGTGCCTCTAACATAAAGTGAGAGAAGCCTCTCAGACCCCTGCTAGTATGCCTGTCAGACTCagcctctttctctgctttcccatgtgtggTTGAATTGGCTAGCTCTGATCCAGCAGGGGAGGAAGCCCTTCCAGCAGAGAAAGGGCTTCTCCAAGCTCCTGCAGGGTGATACTTCCCTCATGACCAGAGCTTTAGAAACATAAGACTGTCCCTCCCTCATGGGCAGCTGGGTGTCACAATGTCAGTCTGTTTGTTCCCTGCAGGCAAAGGACAAGGACCGTTGGCTCAGGCTCTTCTCCCAGTTCTGTAACAAGACAGCCAATGAGGAGGAGGAGATTGTCCACAAACTCCTGGGGGACAAATTCAAGGTCAGTCTCCTCCTATGACATCTCTTCCCTCCCACAAAAGCCCAACATGTCTGTGGCTATGGGTGAGGAGCTCTGCATTTGGTCTTCTCCCAGCTATAGGAAGTGATTAGAACCTGGGCCCTCAAATCCATTCAGAGGCCATACATTCTTGGCACTGTTTAACTTGCAGACCTGATGTGCACCTAAAATTGGGAAGTATGGAAGTGGGATGGTGGCAGAGGAACAAGGGCTCAGATGCCTTGCCATGTGTGTGCTTTACGTGGCATTGCAAGgcaagtgccttgtcagaggatgacAGGGGGCAAACCAGGCCCAGTGGAAAATGGAAGGTTGGAGTGTGCAGGGTCCGAGAGCAGTGGGTACTGCTGTACCCCTTGTACCCAATGTACTACCTGCCCATTCCCAGGCAAAGAATGTACATTCGCCCTGGGGACAACAGGCTTCCATCCAGGGTTGGCTGGAGGAGGTCTGCTGTGTGAAAGGAAGGTGGGTGGGCTGGGCCTCCCACACTGAATTCTGAGGAAGGGAGAGCCAAGTCAGGCTGAGGGCCGGGGCCAGGTGGGTCTGAAAGTGGTGCTGAGGACACAGGCTCTGCTGCTACGAGGACCTGGAAATGAGGAGACGTTTGGATTGAGCCCCTGGCTTACAGCAGGCCAGTAGCCTGCCAGAGATCCCGGGAGGGCAGGGGGCGCCATCTGCAGAGCTGGTCCTGTCCCTTTCCCTTGTCTTCTGGGCCCTTCCTGGAAACTTCTGTGGGGACTactacagctccctgcttcctctgTCCCAGGGCCAGCTGGAACTCCTGCGAAGACTCTTCACTGAGGCCCTTTATGAGGAAGCGCTCAGCCAGGTGAGTGTGGGAGGGTGGGACCGTGGTTGCCTGTCACTTCTGCTCACCAGGAGCACCTGAGTTTGCATCTGCCCCCAGGACAGCCCAGCCAAAGCCAAGCTGGGTCTTCTGGAGTCAGAAGGACTGCCAGCAGAAAAGCAAGCTGCTGAGCCGTCATCTCCTCTCCCTTCCACAGTGGTTCACTCCAGATGGATTTCGGTCTCTCTTTGCTCTGGTTGGGACCAATGGCCAAGGGATCGGGACCAGGTTAGGAGAGATGTTGAGTGGTGGGATGGGTCCCTTAGCGGGGGGGATTGATTCAGGAAGGTAACCACAGCTCCTTTCAAGAATGGGGTGGAGTAATGTGAATGCCAGAGAGCACTGAACTGGACACAGCAGTGGGCAGTCAGAGTGAGGCAGTGGGGTCTGCCCTGGGTAGCCTTGACTTGCTGGAGAAAGAAATGGGGTGGCAACATGAGACCCCTTTGCCTGGAGTTGGGGAGCTCTGTGACCTGTGATCCTTGCTCTCCATTCACGGCCTGCCTGGCCCCCAGCTCCCTGAGCCAGTGGGTCCATGCTTGTGATGCCCTGGAGCTGAAGCCTCAGGACCGCGAGCACCTGGACGCCTTCATTGACCAGCTGTACAAGGACATCGAGGCAGGTTGGTGAGACAGGGCCTGGGCCGCCCCCAGTCTTGGAGAGCCCCCCCAGTCAGGTGGCCAACACAGTGTCTCCCATGGTGCTCTCAGTGGTGAGGGAAGGGAATTCCCTCTGTACCTGTGGGGAGCCTCGGGTTTGCCCACAGGATACACAGCCAAGAAACGGCTCCAAGCTCCACCCAGAGGCTCCATGCTGGAAAGGGAGTGCTGGACAAATAGGGTGATGTCACAGACAGAAGAGCAGGACTTGTGCCTCAGCAGCAAGCTGAGGTGAAGTGGTAGGGGCTGGGTACCTTAGTGTGGTGGGGAAACAGGAAATGAAGCCAGTAACATCCTTGCAAGCCTAGTTTCCCATGTGTAAAATGGCTAGACTAACATCTGTACATTACCATTTTGCAGCGACTGGCGAATTCCTTAACTGCGAAGGATCCGGCCTTTTTATACTACAGAGCTGCTGTGAGTTCTGGCCCAGAGGGCGGGTGGGCCCAGAGGTCTCTGCCTTTCCTGGTTGGCCTCCTGGCCTCAGGTCACCTTCTCTGCTGGCCCTTTCTAGGCTGATAGGCTTGATGCTGGGAACTGGGTTGTCttgtctttccctcttccttttccccttccttcctttgtctTGTACATCAATATGTGCTTATGCATAAGCCTTACAGTGGGTCAGCCTCCATGCTGAGATGGGCACAGAGATGTAACTCTTGGCATCCCTTCAGAGCCCTGACCCTCCATGTGCCAGGCAGTGGGAGTGTGACTGAGCCTGGAGCTGGCTGGTCACGGAAGGTTGCAGTGAGGAGTGATGAGGGAGTGTGCTAGTACCTGTGctctatcgcttctcggccttttggctaagatcaagtgtagtaccTGTGCTCTGTGGCCTTTGGGAAAAAGCACAGGCTGGGGAATCAAGAAATAGGATTTAGGCCCTGCTCAGCCTGGATCAGGGATCAGAGAGCAAGGAGTTACAGGATCAGTATTCTGTAGCATTAAGGCTATTTTTTAAGCCAGTAAGCCTTATCACCTGTCTGTTGTGATCCAGGCAACCACAGCTGTGTCCCCAATGCAGAAACCTCCTTCCCAGAAAACAACTTCCTCTTGCATGTCACCGCCTTGGAGGATATTAACCCAGGAGAGGTGAGGGGTCAGGGCTGCTGAAAGATTGGGTGGGCAATGGGCCTTGCAGGATCTGCAGTGGTGGTGGCTAAGCCCTGGAGGGCACAGCCTGTTGGGTTCAATTTCTGCATGTCTGTCAGTTCTCATTTCTTGGCTCATGGGTAAGTACTAATCCtaccccaattaaaaaaaaaaaaaattccagaaagtcTGAGCAGTGTTTGAGGGACAGCTGTGTGCTCAAATTCCTGTCTCTGGCACCTTTCAACCAACAGATATGTAACTTTTAGGAAAGCAGAAGGTAACTGTGGCTTTAGTCATAGAGTTCTGCTGTAGGGGTGAGTCCTGGACCCCGAGTACAGTGCACAGAGCCCGACTGAATCTTCTTCCAGAGCACATAGCATCACACAGGATAACCTCTGATCCTAGCCACAGACCTTGGCCGTCGAGGAGCTTTCACCACAGCCTCTTTTCCATCTTAAACACCTGCTGTTGAACTTCATAGTGCCTGCCTGTTAGCTCCTGGGGATGGGGCCATGATTGGAGCTAGGGCAGCTGTTGCAGAGCCTCTTCCCGCTTACAGAGAGCACAGAGCATCAGACCCCATCTCTCTCCTCCCCGCAGGAAATCTGTATCAGCTACTTAGACTGCTGTCAGCGAGAACGCAGCCGCCACAGCCGCCACAAGATCCTCAGGTGCCAGTTGGGGATGGGGTTGGGACACCGGGCTCTGGGGTCCTCCAACCCAGCTTCTGTCTGACTCCCCAATCTCACTATCCCCCTACTCTTTCAGGGAGAACTATCTGTTTGTCTGTTCCTGCCCCAAATGCGTGGCAGAGGCTGACGAGCCCAATGTCACttcggaggaggaggaggaagatgatgaggaggaggaggaaggagaaccaGAAGATGCAGAGCTTGGGGATGAAATGACTGATGTGTGATGTGGCCCTCTCTGGAAGGAGCTCTGCCAGATAGGGGACCCTTCCTTCGAAGAGGAGACATGGAAGGAATTCCCACTCCTGTTGCCTGCTttccccttccagctctctgtgccAGAGGGTAGCATGGAGGCTGGACCCCAGGCCTCCCATCCTTACAACAACACACGTCCTGGACACTGCTGCTGAGTTGGCTCAGGACCTGCACTGTCACTGAGGCTTGTGCCCTAGAGTGCGAGGGCCAGGGGCCAGGCTCCAGACCTAACAGCGCTTGTTCCCTGCGGCCCATGCTTGCCATTCATGGGGCTGCTCCCTCGCTCACTTGCTGTTGTAAATCTGAGAAGAGACTAATTTCATCAAAGCAAACAGGGAAGTGGTAAAGCACCCTTCTACTTCACCTCTGCTTGCCATGGCTGTAGCTGGTAAGGCAAACTACCTGACCACTAGCCCAGTGTGGGAGAGGTGGGAAGAACTGGGTCTCCAGATCACCCACCTTTGGGCTCTTTGCTGGGGAAAGCTGGTCCAGGAGGCTTAGCTCCCTCCTTGGGACACTGGGAGGAGTGGAGACTAACCCCTTCCCTAGACTTCAGAATCCCTGTACCTTGTGCCTTGCCTCTTAGGCCCTGGTACAATAGTGGCACCGTCAGGCATGGACGAGGCCTCCGCCTTCTATTGGAGGGGTATGCAGGAGAGCATCACCCTTTCTCATGTTCTCTTCCTCCTGAGGACTTGAGAAGCATGGCTGAGCTTCGGGGATGACAGGCTTCTGCCGTTTCATCTCAGATCTCCAGTCTTCCCTAGAGCCAATTGAGGTGGGTCAGTGAAGGGCTTGCCTGGCCCCAGTCTCTGTTTTCAGGGAAGAACTCTCATATCTTCCAGAAATCTAGAGGAGCCTGGCTGGGTATTTGGAGATCATCTCCCACTGTGTCCTGGTTTGCCCCATGTGAGCACCACATCCTCCCAGTTGGCTGCTGTGGAAACTGCAGCTCTCACTCCTaattcctgcctgcctgcttgcccCATGGGGCTTGCCACATCCCTTTGCTTGAGGGATCAGGGAGGATAGGTATCCACCCATAGGTCTCCAGGATCATGGAGCCCAAGGGAACCCACCTGGCTGGCACCCTACCTGTTGGGTCATTACTCCTTCACAGTCGCCAACACCTTGGCCTCACCTGCCCACTATTCTCAATAAAATGTGAGTGGTGACAGGCTTCTGCAGGAATGCATTGTGGAGAATTGCCCAGGGCATGTAGCAGTcataggggaagggaggggagacagGTGCAGGTTAGAACAAACAGTGGCAGATGGGGGCCCCCAGACCCCCAGAGTGGGCTCATCCTCTTGTCTCATCTGCTTTCTGTCATGCCAGTATACCCGGTGCCCAGAGCAAAGGACCACAAAGATCTGTTTTGGCTACAGAATGACTGCTTCCCAGTGAATTGAACTATAGTTCAGCTCTTGGGCAGGAAGTTATGTTGGGATTTGAGAACAGCAGTTTTAGCTCGGGTCCTCTTGGCCCGTTCCCTTCCTTCAAGATGCTAGTTTGGGTCCAGCCAATCAGTAGGCTTCTCCTACTTCACACGCTTATTGTAAGACACAGTTGTAACCCCAGTGAGGCAGCTTTATTGCTAAAAAGTCAGTGAGGGTTTATTGAGCTTCCAAACACCAGTTCCTTTAAACCACTCCAGCAACTGCTATGAAGGTTATCTGTGAAAAGACCCTGGGCTAGGGGAGGAGTTAGAACCAGGTGGCATGTGACAGGTCACATAGCTGGCTCTCAGCCTGCCAGCCATTAACTCCATTTGGTCCAGATTCCAGCCAGAAGCCTAGGGTCCTGGATCTTGCCACTTCTTGTAACATGAGGCCTCCTTGGCCCTGTGGAAAGGGATGCTAGTGGTTTGGCTTCCCTTAGCCTGGCCAAGGCCATTTTCTTCAAGTTGGTTCCACTATCCCCAAATGGTCTTCCAAAATTGCAAACAGCAGAATTTCAGTTTCCCCTTTCCAGCCCACAGTCTCAGGGCTGAAGTGTGGAAGCAAGTCTTCTACCAGAAGGTCCagggtggctgcagcagctcaaAGGTGGGGATGCTGGTGACATTGACTGGGATGGAAATGATGGCCCATGGCAACCCATGCTGTTCCAGGGAGCGGCGGATCATGTAGCTGGGAGAGCATGAAGAAAGCTGATGATGGTCACTTTCTCAGCACCCCCAACATGTCCCACTGACCAGTACTGGGAGTTTTAGAAGCTAGAACATTTTTTGGCCTCCAACTGGGGTACCCCAACATGAAGCCTGTAAGAAGGGACTGGTGATTACCCTTGACCTTATTGAGACAAAGCACCTCACAGGTGCTGCTAAAGCTACAGGCAAGGAGCCCTTACCCATCTCGGCCAAGCAGGAAGAGGGCTGGGATGTCAGCTGTGCGCTGGGTGCTGTCCTGGATCATCTCCACGTAGAAGCTGTCATTGTCCACTGCGTTGTCCGAGATTATCACCGCCCGTCCACCGTGCTCCTGCACCACCCGGGTCTTGGAGAGGAAGGAGCAGCCCCTGGAAGAAGTGATGATGAAACCTGGGACAGGTGGCTAACCCCCACCTTAGACCAGCACCCTGGGAGAATGAAAGGGGGACCATGAAGAATCTGTTTGGAAAGCTCCTAAGTAGACAGCTGAAAGCACCCTTGGAAAGGTGAATGATTCGAAAGCTATTTCAAAGTAGCACCACTAATGAGGATCTCAGAGTCTACCCCATGCCAACCCGTTCCTTACCCCCTCTCCACCAAAGCAATCTGATCCTGGATGAAGAAACCGTTGTTGAGTTCCCCACAGGCCTCTGGAGGTTCGGCAGGAACAAGGTGAATCTGCTCATACCTCGTGTGCTGGAAAGTTAGACATTTGGACAGGTGAGCATAGGGAGGCACACCTGCTCACCTGGAGGACTGGGCTGACTGCCCAGGCTTTGTATGC
Coding sequences within:
- the SMYD5 gene encoding histone-lysine N-trimethyltransferase SMYD5 isoform X1, coding for MAASMCDVFSFCVGVAGRARVAVEVRFVSSAKGKGLFATQLIRKGETIFVERPLVAAQFLWNALYRYRGKMWLSTCCPVWLAPSACDHCLRALEKAEENAQRLTGKPGQVLPHPELCTVRKDLHQHCPHCQVMYCSAECRLAAAEQYHQVLCLGPSQDDPLHPLNKLQEAWRSVHYPPETASIMLMARMVATVKQAKDKDRWLRLFSQFCNKTANEEEEIVHKLLGDKFKGQLELLRRLFTEALYEEALSQWFTPDGFRSLFALVGTNGQGIGTSSLSQWVHACDALELKPQDREHLDAFIDQLYKDIEAATGEFLNCEGSGLFILQSCCNHSCVPNAETSFPENNFLLHVTALEDINPGEEICISYLDCCQRERSRHSRHKILRENYLFVCSCPKCVAEADEPNVTSEEEEEDDEEEEEGEPEDAELGDEMTDV
- the SMYD5 gene encoding histone-lysine N-trimethyltransferase SMYD5 isoform X2, translating into MAASMCDVFSFCVGVAGRARVAVEVRFVSSAKGKGLFATQLIRKGETIFVERPLVAAQFLWNALYRYRACDHCLRALEKAEENAQRLTGKPGQVLPHPELCTVRKDLHQHCPHCQVMYCSAECRLAAAEQYHQVLCLGPSQDDPLHPLNKLQEAWRSVHYPPETASIMLMARMVATVKQAKDKDRWLRLFSQFCNKTANEEEEIVHKLLGDKFKGQLELLRRLFTEALYEEALSQWFTPDGFRSLFALVGTNGQGIGTSSLSQWVHACDALELKPQDREHLDAFIDQLYKDIEAATGEFLNCEGSGLFILQSCCNHSCVPNAETSFPENNFLLHVTALEDINPGEEICISYLDCCQRERSRHSRHKILRENYLFVCSCPKCVAEADEPNVTSEEEEEDDEEEEEGEPEDAELGDEMTDV